Within Paenibacillus sp. RUD330, the genomic segment CACAACACGAACGGAGCCCCCAAGGCAAGGAGCAACAGAATCAGGATCAGATAACGTGCTTTGATTTTTTTTAGGTTCATTTTTCCGTCAAACCCTCATTTTCCGGCAATGCCGCGAATCCTTTTTGAAGAATATAGTAGGATGGCTTCAAACGCTCGTGGTAGGTGGGCTGGTCCCACTCTTTCCAAGCATACGGCACCATGGCCACAGGCTGCTTGGAGGCTGCTGGCGATCCGTCGGCAAGCTTCCTTATGCCGATGTTGAACCCCTCTGTCTTGATCGGGGCAATATTGCCGCGGGTGCGCATATCGTCAATGACCATTTTTTTGGAAGGATCCATCACATTCAGCAGCTGCCATGGAATCCGGATCTCCAGATGTCCTTCCGAATAGTAGAAATCGCTCAACGAGTAGTAGTCCCGGCTATTCGGATTCGCATTGCCATAGGTCAACCGCCCCGTCTCGTAGCCCGTGAAAGGAATAACCTTATTTCCGGGAGGAACGACGACCTTCTTGTTCAGAGCGAGCCGGATCGGATTGAACAGGCCCGAATTTTTGCGTCCGGCATGCAGATGATCTTCGATCAGGCTGTTTTGCACCGCATAGCGGAAAAGATAGTTGTCATAATAGGGATCAACCATGAGACGGGAATCGTTTTTGCCATGCAGCTTCAAAACAAAATCGGCTTGCTTGCCGAAATTGATGCCATAAGCCGAATACCGGTCGCTGCCTTGACCCTCGATACTGTCGATGGGAAGAAGCAGCGTATCCTTGTCAAAATCGTAATCGCGGGCATCGATTCTCAAGTATACGTACGCTTCATCGCTTTTCACATACAGCTTGGTGTCTGCGTCTTCATAAAGAGGGGCGTCTCCGGCCCAGTCCTCGACCTGTCCGTCCACGGAACGAATCGTCTCGTCATTCCCGGGATCAAAAGCTAGCAGGCCAAAATGCTGCTCGTTCGTCTGGGGATTCGACCAGTAGGGCCGGGAATCCGGCAGATCGAGGTCGTTGTTGTTCCAGGTCCGCTTGAACCATTCGTCCTGCCATGCAAAGACCAGGCCTCCGGCAAGATTGGCCGCATGGATGTCGTTGATCATATGAACAAGCATGTCTCCCTGCGTCTTCTCGTCGATCATTCCCTGATTGAAGCCCGTAACCCTGTTTTCATGAGCTTTTCCTCTAGAGGCAGGAATGCCGAATTCGGACACCACGATGGGCATCGTATGAATTTTCCTGATATCCTCCAGATAGGCAAGATAGGGATCCGGCTTTCCGTCGAGGCCTTTGTAAGCGATGTAGTCGATCTGGAAGCTGAAGGTGTCCGGGTAATACGGATAAACGTGATAAGAAGCGAACATGCCGGGCTTGAAGCTTTCATGCCCTTTGACATGCTCCACGTTCACAGACACGAGATCTTCATTCTTATAAGGTTCGTTGGGGTGTTTGAGCGGATCGGTCGTGACCCAGTTGGAAAAGGCGAGGGCTCTCTGCATCTTGTACTTCTCGGTTTCATAGCTAATGATCTTGTCTCCCATTTCAGCCAGGAAAGCCTCGAAAGGGGAAGCTTGTTCGGTGTATAGGTACTTGCCGTTGTATTCGCTGCGGGCGGGATTGTTTTCATTGGTTCCGACAACAAAGGACGGCTCCCATTCGATTCCGAGAATCCAGCCGATGACATAACGCGAGACATTCGAGGTGTAGGTGCCGTCCGCATGCCCTTTGTTGACGGGCAGGTATCGGTCTCCATGGATGATGTCTACGATGTCCTTGCCGCTTTGGACGACATCATTCAGAATCTTGTCCTTTTCGCCGAACGCATCCTCAATCGTCAAGACATCATTTTCGTTCACCCATACTCCATGAATCACATAGATCGGCTGCTTGCCGTCCTTTTCCCGCTGTTCATTGAAATCGAGCAAGGCATTGTAAAACTGCGGGCGCTGGATGGTGTAGACCCGGATGGTGTTGGCGTTCATTTCAGCTATGTATTTGAACCATCGAAAGTACTCCTCATAAGTGATGGCGACCTCTCCGGGAAAAGCCCCTGGTTTTCCGGCGCCCAGGTTGACGCCTTTGATGAACATCCTGCTCCATTTCTGTCCGTCATGGACGTAAAACGAAGCTGCATCCGTCTTGCTGACAAAACTTAAACCGCCCTCCTGGCGGAAAGCGGTTTCAGGGTTTTTATCTTTCGGAGAGAGAGGATATTGATAAACGATTGCGGCTCCTAAAACGACAAAAATCGCCAAAATTCCGGTGAATATCTTCATTTTTCCAGTCATGTCATAACCTCCTTTGCCATTCTATAGGCATTTTCGCCCATATGTCAACGCAATTCCCAGTAAATTGATCCTATATAAAAAGCGGGCTTCCGGATGAATTCCGGAAGCCCGCTTAGAGGGAAGTCTATGTCATTTTCATCCAGCTGTCGTAGTGATGGATGGAAATTCCTTCAAATGCAGGATTGGATTTGTAGCGTTGATACACTTGGTCAAGCTGCTCATACATGTATTCCTTGTTCTTTGCGTAAAAGGTCACGAAGCTGTAATCCGGAGTCAGCTTCCCGGTCTCGACGGCAACGGAGCCTTTGACCTGATATTTCTCGAACAGC encodes:
- a CDS encoding family 2 glycosyl transferase, whose protein sequence is MTGKMKIFTGILAIFVVLGAAIVYQYPLSPKDKNPETAFRQEGGLSFVSKTDAASFYVHDGQKWSRMFIKGVNLGAGKPGAFPGEVAITYEEYFRWFKYIAEMNANTIRVYTIQRPQFYNALLDFNEQREKDGKQPIYVIHGVWVNENDVLTIEDAFGEKDKILNDVVQSGKDIVDIIHGDRYLPVNKGHADGTYTSNVSRYVIGWILGIEWEPSFVVGTNENNPARSEYNGKYLYTEQASPFEAFLAEMGDKIISYETEKYKMQRALAFSNWVTTDPLKHPNEPYKNEDLVSVNVEHVKGHESFKPGMFASYHVYPYYPDTFSFQIDYIAYKGLDGKPDPYLAYLEDIRKIHTMPIVVSEFGIPASRGKAHENRVTGFNQGMIDEKTQGDMLVHMINDIHAANLAGGLVFAWQDEWFKRTWNNNDLDLPDSRPYWSNPQTNEQHFGLLAFDPGNDETIRSVDGQVEDWAGDAPLYEDADTKLYVKSDEAYVYLRIDARDYDFDKDTLLLPIDSIEGQGSDRYSAYGINFGKQADFVLKLHGKNDSRLMVDPYYDNYLFRYAVQNSLIEDHLHAGRKNSGLFNPIRLALNKKVVVPPGNKVIPFTGYETGRLTYGNANPNSRDYYSLSDFYYSEGHLEIRIPWQLLNVMDPSKKMVIDDMRTRGNIAPIKTEGFNIGIRKLADGSPAASKQPVAMVPYAWKEWDQPTYHERLKPSYYILQKGFAALPENEGLTEK